One Triticum dicoccoides isolate Atlit2015 ecotype Zavitan chromosome 5B, WEW_v2.0, whole genome shotgun sequence genomic window carries:
- the LOC119308764 gene encoding ubiquitin-conjugating enzyme E2 28-like, which yields MANKRIQKELMDLQKDPPTSCSAGPAGADLFHWQATIMGPGDSPYSGGVFFVNIHFPPDYPFKPPKVNFQTKVYHPNINSNGSICLDILKEQWSPALTISKVLLSISSLLTDPNPDDPLVPEIAQLYKNQRGRYEETARAWTQKYAMG from the exons ATGGCGAACAAAAGGATTCAGAAGGAGCTCATGGATTTGCAAAAGGATCCACCAACATCATGCAGCGCTGGGCCTGCTGGGGCGGATCTATTCCACTGGCAGGCCACAATCATGGGCCCTGGTGACAGCCCCTACTCAGGAGGGGTGTTCTTCGTCAACATCCATTTCCCTCCTGATTACCCCTTTAAGCCTCCAAAAGTGAATTTCCAAACAAAG GTGTATCACCCgaacatcaactccaacggcagcaTCTGCCTGGACATCCTCAAGGAGCAGTGGAGCCCGGCACTGACCATATCCAAGGTCCTACTCTCCATCAGCTCCCTGCTCACCGACCCCAACCCCGACGACCCCCTTGTCCCGGAGATCGCGCAGCTCTACAAGAACCAGAGAGGCCGCTACGAGGAGACCGCGAGGGCCTGGACCCAGAAGTACGCCATGGGCTGA